From Mesobacillus jeotgali, the proteins below share one genomic window:
- the putP gene encoding sodium/proline symporter PutP, whose amino-acid sequence MSNDMYQIISIGIYMAAMLYIGWYSYKKTTNLTDYMLGGRSLGPAVTALSAGAADMSGWLLMGLPGGIYVSGLASAWIAIGLTVGAYLNWLYVAPRLRSYTHVANDSITIPSFLENRFKDDTKLLRIVSGIVILLFFTFYVSSGMVAGAVFFQSSFGLNYHTGLVLVSVVVVAYTLFGGFLAVSYTDFIQGMMMVLALLLVPIIGFTKTGGPAETFDTIRSIDPALLDLFKGTTVLGIISTAAWGLGYFGQPHIITRFMAITSIKETKSARRIGMGWMIFSLLGAILTALVGLAYFKQNPDVKLDNPEAVFIVLGQIFFHPLFAGFMLAAVLAAIMSTISSQLIVTSSALTEDLYKILFKKEKSDKQYVFFGRMAVLVVAIIAAALAWVQNDTILGLVAYAWAGFGAAFGPIILLSLYWRKMTNWGAILGMIAGAATVVIWSNVGLSDVMYEIVPGFLINLVVSIVVSLVTYTPNSEIEKEFDMSIENLKS is encoded by the coding sequence ATGTCCAACGATATGTATCAAATCATTTCTATCGGAATTTACATGGCCGCGATGCTTTATATCGGCTGGTACTCCTACAAAAAGACAACCAATCTGACGGACTACATGCTTGGCGGCAGATCACTCGGTCCGGCAGTCACAGCACTTAGCGCAGGAGCGGCCGATATGAGCGGCTGGCTGTTAATGGGGCTGCCAGGCGGAATTTATGTAAGCGGTTTAGCGAGCGCGTGGATTGCCATCGGCCTGACTGTAGGCGCATATCTAAACTGGCTGTATGTAGCACCTCGACTTCGTTCATACACACATGTGGCGAATGACTCCATCACAATACCAAGCTTCCTGGAAAACCGTTTTAAAGATGATACAAAGCTTTTAAGAATTGTATCCGGAATTGTTATTCTTCTATTTTTCACTTTTTATGTTTCCTCCGGAATGGTTGCCGGAGCAGTTTTCTTCCAGAGTTCATTCGGCCTTAATTATCATACTGGCTTAGTGCTGGTTTCCGTTGTTGTAGTGGCATACACATTATTTGGCGGCTTCCTGGCGGTAAGCTATACCGACTTCATACAGGGAATGATGATGGTCCTCGCTCTGCTGCTTGTCCCGATCATCGGATTCACAAAAACAGGCGGACCTGCAGAAACGTTCGACACTATCCGTTCCATCGATCCTGCATTGCTTGATTTATTCAAAGGAACAACAGTACTCGGCATCATTTCAACTGCAGCATGGGGCCTTGGCTACTTCGGCCAGCCGCATATCATTACCCGCTTCATGGCCATCACATCAATAAAAGAAACAAAGAGTGCTAGACGAATCGGAATGGGATGGATGATTTTCTCCTTACTTGGAGCCATTCTAACCGCTCTGGTCGGTCTTGCTTATTTTAAACAGAATCCGGATGTTAAGCTGGATAACCCTGAAGCAGTCTTCATTGTGCTCGGGCAAATCTTCTTCCATCCGTTGTTTGCAGGATTCATGCTTGCCGCTGTCCTGGCTGCAATCATGAGCACGATTTCCTCCCAGTTGATCGTTACATCAAGCGCCCTTACAGAAGACTTATACAAAATCTTGTTCAAAAAAGAGAAATCAGATAAGCAATACGTATTTTTCGGACGTATGGCAGTACTCGTTGTAGCAATCATCGCTGCTGCTCTTGCATGGGTACAGAATGACACGATTCTCGGCCTGGTTGCATACGCCTGGGCAGGCTTCGGAGCAGCGTTCGGACCAATCATCCTCCTCAGTCTATACTGGAGGAAGATGACCAACTGGGGTGCCATTCTCGGTATGATTGCCGGTGCAGCTACAGTTGTCATCTGGAGCAATGTCGGCTTGAGCGATGTGATGTATGAAATCGTCCCTGGCTTCCTTATCAACCTGGTTGTTTCCATAGTGGTCAGCCTGGTTACTTATACTCCGAATTCAGAGATTGAAAAGGAATTCGATATGAGTATTGAAAATTTAAAATCCTAA
- the plsY gene encoding glycerol-3-phosphate 1-O-acyltransferase PlsY: MTWMILLAAYLIGSIPTAILIGKYFFHVDIRDHGSKNPGATNTLRVMGKRAALVVLLIDVAKGMLAASLPLIFNIPVDTLYTGLIGVIGHCFPIFAGFRGGKAIATTAGALLIIDIGMFLTVYITFFAVIYLTKYVFMGSISVGVAMLIYSFFTPDKNEHLIFTAFIILLIFLHRSNLQNYFNRTEPKINDKKVKKDRLPPKKA, from the coding sequence ATGACCTGGATGATTCTCCTGGCTGCATATTTAATCGGTTCAATTCCCACGGCAATATTGATTGGCAAATACTTTTTCCATGTAGATATCAGAGACCATGGCAGCAAAAACCCTGGTGCAACCAATACGCTGCGGGTAATGGGAAAAAGAGCCGCCCTCGTTGTCCTGCTTATTGATGTGGCAAAAGGCATGCTTGCAGCCTCTCTTCCGCTGATTTTCAATATCCCGGTAGATACATTGTATACCGGATTAATTGGGGTTATTGGACACTGCTTCCCGATCTTCGCAGGATTCCGCGGTGGAAAAGCAATTGCCACAACTGCCGGAGCATTATTGATAATTGATATCGGGATGTTCCTCACAGTTTACATAACTTTTTTTGCCGTGATCTACCTGACCAAATATGTGTTCATGGGTTCCATTTCAGTTGGGGTCGCAATGCTCATTTATTCTTTCTTCACTCCGGACAAAAATGAACACCTAATTTTTACTGCTTTTATTATACTTTTAATTTTTCTGCACCGTTCAAATTTGCAGAACTACTTTAACCGTACAGAACCGAAGATCAATGATAAAAAAGTGAAGAAAGACCGTCTCCCCCCTAAAAAAGCATGA
- a CDS encoding diacylglycerol kinase, whose amino-acid sequence MKRARIIYNPTSGREVFKKHLAEVLVKLENAGFETSCHATTGEGDATQAARIAVERRYDLVIAAGGDGTINEVVNGIAEQEYRPKIGVIPVGTTNDFARALHIPRDIEAAVDIIVKGETIPVDVGRINDKYFINIAGGGRLTELTYEVPSKLKTMLGQLAYYLKGIEMLPSIRASEVTIEYDGKLFEGEAMMFLVGLTNSVGGFERLAPNSSINDGLFSLLILKKTNLADFIRIASLAVRGEHIHDPGVIYTQANRIKVQAKETVQLNLDGEYGGNLPAEFENLFRHIEVYVPLDEIRPEDRPENLELNFKAE is encoded by the coding sequence ATGAAAAGAGCAAGAATCATTTATAATCCGACTTCAGGACGTGAAGTTTTTAAAAAGCATCTTGCCGAGGTTTTGGTGAAGCTGGAAAATGCCGGCTTTGAAACCTCCTGCCACGCAACGACAGGTGAAGGGGATGCGACGCAGGCTGCGAGGATTGCGGTCGAGCGGCGTTATGACCTGGTGATTGCAGCTGGCGGTGATGGGACGATCAATGAAGTGGTCAATGGCATTGCTGAGCAGGAATACCGCCCAAAAATTGGCGTCATTCCAGTAGGCACAACGAATGACTTTGCACGCGCGCTGCATATTCCACGGGATATCGAGGCAGCGGTGGACATCATTGTAAAAGGTGAAACGATTCCGGTCGACGTAGGCCGGATCAACGATAAATATTTCATTAATATCGCAGGCGGCGGCAGGCTGACTGAGCTTACATATGAAGTTCCAAGCAAGCTCAAGACGATGCTGGGCCAGCTCGCTTATTATCTAAAAGGAATCGAGATGCTGCCATCCATACGTGCATCCGAAGTGACGATTGAATACGATGGCAAGCTGTTCGAAGGTGAGGCCATGATGTTCCTTGTCGGCCTGACGAACTCTGTCGGAGGATTTGAGCGCCTTGCACCTAATTCATCGATTAACGACGGTTTGTTCTCGCTGTTGATCTTAAAAAAGACAAACCTGGCTGATTTTATCAGGATTGCTTCCCTGGCAGTGAGAGGCGAACACATCCATGATCCTGGCGTAATTTACACACAGGCAAATCGGATTAAGGTGCAGGCGAAGGAAACGGTCCAGTTGAATCTCGATGGTGAATACGGCGGAAACCTTCCAGCCGAATTCGAAAACCTGTTCAGGCATATCGAAGTCTATGTGCCTCTTGACGAAATCCGCCCAGAAGACCGTCCGGAGAACCTCGAATTGAATTTTAAAGCAGAATGA
- a CDS encoding cysteine hydrolase family protein → MGKKALINIDYTYDFVADDGRLTCGEPGQAIEENLVGVTKEFIKNGDYVVFAIDVHDEGDDFHPETKLYPPHNIRGTKGRDLYGSLQEVYEENKGLENVYYIDKTRYSAFAGTDLEIKLRERGITEVHLVGVCTDICVLHTAVDAYNKGFKVIVYKNAVASFDQVGHEWSLRHFESSIGAEVR, encoded by the coding sequence ATGGGGAAGAAGGCGTTGATCAATATCGACTATACATATGACTTTGTGGCAGACGATGGACGGCTTACTTGCGGGGAGCCTGGACAGGCGATTGAAGAAAACCTTGTTGGCGTGACAAAGGAATTCATCAAAAATGGTGACTATGTGGTTTTCGCTATTGATGTCCATGATGAGGGAGACGATTTCCACCCGGAGACGAAGCTGTACCCGCCTCATAATATCCGCGGTACGAAGGGAAGAGATTTGTACGGCAGCCTTCAAGAGGTTTATGAGGAAAACAAGGGCCTTGAAAATGTTTATTATATCGATAAGACAAGATATTCAGCATTCGCAGGCACGGATTTGGAAATAAAATTGCGTGAGCGGGGCATAACGGAAGTTCATCTTGTAGGCGTATGTACGGATATTTGCGTACTTCATACAGCGGTGGATGCTTACAACAAAGGATTTAAGGTTATTGTGTATAAGAATGCGGTGGCTTCCTTTGACCAAGTCGGCCATGAATGGTCGCTCCGCCACTTTGAGAGCTCGATCGGGGCAGAGGTCAGGTAG
- a CDS encoding nicotinate phosphoribosyltransferase encodes MSTKFTDDSLMLHTDLYQLNMMETYWRDGVHNRRAVFDLFFRKLPFGNGYAVFAGLEKIINYIENFGFTEDDIQYLREEGKFGDDFLAFLKDLKFTGSIRAMQEGEIVFANEPLVRVDAPLAEAQLIETALLNIVNYQTLIATKASRIKQVVKNEVAMEFGTRRAHELDAALWGTRAAYIGGFDSTSNVRAGKLFGIPIAGTHAHSMVQAYKDDYLAFKKYAETHKDCVFLVDTYDTLRSGVPNAIKVAREFGGKINFIGIRLDSGDLAYLSKEARKMLDEAGFKDAKIVASSDLDEYTIMNLKAQGAKVDTWGVGTKLITAYEQAALGAVYKIVSVERGDGTMEDTIKISSNPEKVTTPGIKNVYRIINKANNRSEGDYITLEGENPQQEKRLKMFHPVHTFVSKFVTNFDARDLHHDIFENGELVYEQPSLDEIRKHSKYCLGVLWEEYTRMLNPEEYPVDLSQKCWDNKMRNIEEVKEKVMEMTGENK; translated from the coding sequence ATGAGTACGAAATTCACGGATGATAGTTTAATGCTTCATACGGACTTATACCAATTAAATATGATGGAAACTTACTGGCGGGATGGCGTCCATAATCGCCGGGCAGTGTTTGATTTATTTTTCCGCAAGCTGCCTTTTGGCAATGGTTACGCGGTTTTCGCCGGACTTGAAAAAATCATCAATTATATCGAGAACTTTGGCTTTACAGAGGATGATATTCAGTATTTGAGAGAAGAAGGGAAATTCGGTGATGACTTCCTGGCCTTTTTAAAAGATTTAAAGTTCACAGGCTCAATTCGGGCCATGCAGGAGGGCGAAATTGTTTTTGCCAATGAGCCGCTGGTCCGGGTCGATGCTCCGCTTGCTGAAGCCCAGTTAATCGAGACAGCGCTTCTAAACATAGTGAACTACCAGACATTGATTGCGACTAAAGCGTCCCGCATCAAGCAGGTAGTGAAGAATGAAGTGGCAATGGAATTCGGCACGCGCCGAGCCCATGAACTGGATGCGGCGCTATGGGGCACTCGTGCTGCTTATATCGGGGGTTTTGATTCAACGAGTAATGTGCGTGCGGGTAAGCTTTTCGGCATCCCAATCGCTGGTACACATGCCCACTCAATGGTTCAGGCCTACAAGGATGACTACCTTGCTTTTAAAAAATACGCCGAAACGCATAAGGACTGCGTATTCCTCGTAGATACGTATGATACATTAAGGTCAGGGGTGCCGAATGCCATCAAGGTTGCCAGGGAATTCGGCGGCAAAATTAACTTTATCGGCATCCGTCTCGACAGCGGGGACCTTGCGTACCTATCCAAGGAAGCCCGTAAAATGCTGGATGAAGCAGGATTTAAGGATGCTAAAATCGTGGCATCCAGCGACCTGGATGAGTACACAATCATGAACCTGAAAGCGCAAGGTGCAAAGGTTGATACCTGGGGAGTCGGTACCAAGCTGATTACTGCCTATGAACAGGCTGCGCTTGGGGCTGTTTATAAAATTGTGTCAGTGGAACGGGGAGATGGAACGATGGAGGACACGATCAAGATTTCCTCCAATCCAGAAAAGGTCACCACCCCTGGAATTAAAAATGTATACAGAATCATCAACAAAGCCAATAACCGTTCAGAGGGTGATTATATCACGCTTGAAGGCGAGAACCCACAGCAAGAAAAGCGCCTGAAAATGTTCCACCCGGTGCACACCTTTGTCAGTAAGTTCGTCACCAACTTTGATGCCAGGGATTTGCACCATGATATTTTCGAAAATGGAGAGCTGGTGTACGAGCAGCCAAGTTTGGATGAGATCCGCAAGCATTCAAAATATTGCCTGGGGGTGCTTTGGGAAGAATATACGCGAATGCTCAATCCTGAAGAATACCCGGTCGATCTCAGCCAAAAATGCTGGGATAACAAAATGCGCAATATAGAAGAAGTGAAAGAAAAGGTCATGGAGATGACTGGAGAGAATAAATAA
- a CDS encoding ATP-binding protein, with protein MNDQKCKVDYEQFIPRETGFIFKFEKKDDTFVHTFIEGKLVEKIGFFPELIVGKTLSEFLPAEHALLKGAFYEKAWNGEHVNYEGSLGGIHYLAVLSPVREQGVTVEVIGTAIDITKEKDREKHVQQMEKLSVVGELAAGIAHEIRNPLTSLKGFAKIVKESVADQKLEPYLDIMLNEMDRINEIVNEFMFIAKPKEHVKFQDTNFSQLLHDCIHFMEPQANLKSIKIESKIKDDMSLNCDRNQMKQVFINLLQNAIEATDDNGHFINVRLDDMSENLVAVTIIDKGCGISEARFNRLFEPFYSTKEKGTGLGLLTCKRIIDLHKGTIDIESKLGEGTTIRISLPKIHGCE; from the coding sequence GTGAATGACCAGAAGTGCAAGGTAGATTACGAACAGTTCATTCCTAGAGAAACGGGGTTTATTTTCAAGTTTGAAAAAAAAGACGACACCTTTGTTCATACTTTTATTGAAGGTAAACTGGTCGAAAAGATTGGTTTTTTCCCTGAATTAATTGTCGGGAAAACATTATCTGAGTTCCTTCCTGCTGAACATGCACTCCTCAAAGGAGCCTTTTACGAAAAGGCATGGAATGGAGAGCATGTCAACTATGAAGGGAGCCTGGGCGGTATTCATTATCTGGCTGTCCTCAGCCCCGTGCGCGAACAAGGAGTGACAGTTGAAGTAATTGGGACGGCAATTGACATTACGAAGGAAAAAGACAGAGAGAAACACGTCCAGCAAATGGAAAAGCTTTCTGTGGTAGGAGAATTGGCGGCTGGCATCGCGCATGAAATCCGGAATCCGCTCACCTCGCTGAAAGGTTTTGCTAAAATCGTGAAGGAGAGTGTAGCTGACCAGAAGCTCGAGCCATACCTTGATATCATGCTGAATGAAATGGACCGGATCAATGAAATCGTCAATGAGTTCATGTTCATAGCCAAACCGAAGGAGCATGTGAAATTCCAGGATACCAACTTCAGCCAGCTATTACATGATTGTATCCACTTCATGGAACCACAGGCGAACTTAAAAAGTATAAAAATAGAAAGTAAAATAAAGGACGACATGAGCTTGAATTGTGACCGAAATCAAATGAAACAGGTTTTCATCAACCTGCTTCAGAACGCAATTGAAGCTACGGACGATAACGGCCACTTTATCAATGTGAGACTCGATGATATGAGCGAGAATTTAGTCGCGGTGACGATTATAGATAAGGGCTGCGGGATTTCAGAAGCACGATTCAATCGCCTCTTCGAACCGTTCTATTCTACGAAGGAAAAAGGGACAGGGTTAGGCTTGCTCACTTGTAAACGGATCATTGACCTCCACAAGGGGACTATTGATATTGAAAGCAAGCTCGGAGAGGGCACAACGATCAGGATCAGTTTGCCAAAAATTCATGGTTGCGAATAG
- the recQ gene encoding DNA helicase RecQ, translated as MLQKAHELLQTHFGYSSFRLGQEQAITSVLEGKNTVCVMPTGGGKSIVYQIPALVLPGTTIVISPLISLMKDQVDTLIQLGIPATYINSSLTSGEAAARMNDARNGKYKLLYIAPERLGSWEFIDDLQDMEIPLIAVDEAHCISQWGHDFRPSYLQISGLADRLPKKPVVLALTATATPKVREDICASLKINPENTVITGFERSNLSFSVVKGQDRQAYLRDFIKKNEKEAGIIYAATRKIVDQLYEWLQKEGFNASRYHAGMNDEDRNREQERFLQDEATVMVATSAFGMGIDKSNIRYVLHFQLPKNMESYYQEAGRAGRDGLDSECIVLYSSQDVQVQRFLIDQSADRERIAPELEKLQQMVGYCHTEECLQSYILHYFGETETEPCGRCGNCTDSRETEDVTKDAQMVLSCIIRMGQKYGKAMTANVLTGSRNKKVIEFRLDKLPTYGLMKNRSTKQVNDLIEFLISQELIGVEHGTYPTIYVPEKGKEVLLGKTKVFRKEALQVKQVSNDDPLFEELRELRKNIAAAEKVPPFVIFSDSSLKDMCLKLPLTDGEFLNVAGVGEHKLQKYGAPFIERIIEFCEENPDRQPVLNAVSEPVRKPARKAVGDSHLETYKLHQEKLTVAEIAAKRELVESTVENHIIQCIQQGMEVDYELLIPAGHIDDLERAVAEAGRDRLKPIKELLPDEVSYFMIKAFLYMSKKKVH; from the coding sequence ATGCTGCAAAAAGCCCATGAATTATTGCAAACCCATTTCGGCTATTCCTCATTCCGCCTAGGACAGGAACAGGCAATCACCTCTGTACTCGAAGGAAAGAATACCGTCTGCGTCATGCCGACTGGAGGAGGCAAGTCCATTGTCTACCAAATCCCGGCACTCGTGCTGCCAGGGACAACAATCGTCATTTCGCCGCTGATCTCGTTAATGAAGGACCAGGTGGATACCCTCATCCAGCTTGGCATTCCGGCGACATATATCAACAGTTCGCTGACTTCAGGTGAAGCTGCGGCAAGGATGAATGATGCGAGGAACGGAAAGTACAAGCTGTTGTACATCGCACCCGAACGTCTTGGTTCCTGGGAGTTTATTGATGATCTGCAGGATATGGAAATTCCTTTGATTGCGGTGGATGAAGCGCACTGTATTTCCCAGTGGGGTCATGATTTTCGGCCAAGCTACCTGCAGATTTCAGGATTGGCGGATCGTCTGCCTAAGAAGCCGGTCGTCCTGGCATTGACCGCAACAGCAACGCCAAAAGTACGCGAGGATATTTGCGCCTCACTAAAAATAAACCCTGAGAACACGGTGATTACAGGATTTGAGCGCAGTAACTTGAGTTTTTCTGTTGTAAAAGGCCAAGATCGCCAGGCTTATTTGAGGGATTTTATCAAAAAGAATGAAAAGGAAGCTGGAATCATTTATGCAGCAACCAGAAAAATTGTAGACCAACTGTATGAATGGCTGCAGAAAGAAGGCTTCAATGCGTCCCGTTACCATGCTGGAATGAATGATGAAGACCGAAATCGCGAACAGGAGCGGTTTTTACAGGACGAGGCCACGGTCATGGTCGCAACATCGGCTTTCGGAATGGGTATTGATAAGAGCAATATCCGTTATGTCCTCCATTTTCAGCTGCCAAAGAATATGGAGAGCTATTATCAGGAAGCCGGCCGTGCCGGTCGTGACGGACTGGACAGTGAATGTATCGTGCTGTATTCTTCGCAGGATGTCCAGGTACAGCGCTTTTTGATCGACCAGTCTGCTGACAGAGAGAGGATAGCTCCAGAGCTGGAAAAGCTGCAGCAAATGGTCGGTTACTGCCATACCGAGGAATGCCTGCAATCCTATATCCTTCATTATTTTGGCGAGACGGAAACAGAACCGTGCGGCCGCTGCGGCAATTGTACAGATTCCCGTGAGACTGAGGATGTCACAAAGGATGCCCAGATGGTGCTGTCGTGTATCATCCGGATGGGGCAGAAGTATGGCAAGGCGATGACGGCGAATGTTTTGACCGGCTCCCGGAATAAAAAAGTTATTGAGTTCCGCCTGGATAAATTGCCAACTTACGGGTTGATGAAGAATCGGAGCACCAAGCAGGTGAATGACCTGATTGAATTTCTGATCTCCCAGGAACTGATTGGCGTTGAGCACGGGACCTACCCGACGATCTATGTTCCGGAAAAAGGGAAGGAAGTTTTGCTTGGCAAGACGAAGGTGTTCAGGAAGGAAGCTCTGCAGGTCAAGCAGGTTTCGAATGATGATCCACTGTTTGAAGAGCTTCGGGAATTGCGGAAGAATATAGCGGCTGCGGAAAAAGTGCCGCCATTTGTGATTTTCTCGGATTCCTCATTGAAGGACATGTGCCTCAAGCTGCCGCTCACGGATGGGGAATTTCTCAATGTAGCTGGAGTCGGAGAGCACAAGCTGCAGAAGTATGGCGCACCATTCATTGAACGAATTATCGAGTTTTGCGAGGAGAATCCGGATCGGCAGCCTGTTTTGAATGCCGTTTCGGAACCTGTCAGGAAACCGGCGAGGAAGGCTGTCGGAGATTCCCATCTCGAAACCTACAAGCTGCATCAGGAGAAACTGACCGTAGCCGAGATTGCTGCAAAGCGCGAGCTGGTGGAAAGCACGGTTGAAAATCATATTATCCAGTGTATCCAGCAGGGAATGGAAGTCGATTATGAGTTGCTGATCCCCGCCGGGCATATCGATGACCTGGAGCGGGCCGTAGCAGAAGCAGGCCGCGACAGGCTAAAACCTATCAAGGAATTGCTGCCCGATGAAGTCAGCTATTTTATGATTAAAGCATTTTTGTATATGTCTAAGAAGAAAGTACATTAA
- a CDS encoding ABC transporter permease subunit gives MVYFKKAIGQFVLWIVCVFLFIGILFLPVTTDFETGPGGQFESASYDYEMDKHIENIKGFFAYIKENPDLGEFVPGQSNADRIAGKAWKSLLLIVPTLGLAYIFGVLKGIFDFRMQKRRLNFLGNGTTWLFISMPDLFFIIIIQIGLMFLYEKGLFFHVTLYGSEKLETYVVGILFLLIYPVFYLANITNVSLQEQTGNDYIRTAKSKGTPGVKILFIHILKNSFPRILAHANTITLYVLSNLFIVEKLMNFQGAADGLFNAVLRGTGFTVGLEIMVDGISAAGYTVFFASIILVSNLVTQIFKSLVSPISQEMNHE, from the coding sequence ATGGTTTATTTTAAAAAGGCAATCGGACAGTTTGTATTATGGATCGTTTGTGTATTTTTGTTTATCGGGATATTGTTTTTGCCGGTTACGACGGACTTCGAGACTGGACCGGGCGGACAGTTTGAATCCGCTAGCTATGATTATGAGATGGACAAGCATATTGAGAATATTAAAGGTTTTTTTGCTTATATAAAAGAAAACCCAGACCTCGGGGAGTTTGTCCCTGGACAGTCGAATGCAGACAGGATTGCGGGCAAAGCGTGGAAGAGCTTGCTTTTGATCGTGCCAACTTTGGGTCTAGCTTATATCTTTGGGGTCCTGAAAGGAATCTTTGATTTCCGGATGCAAAAAAGAAGACTGAACTTTCTTGGCAATGGGACGACCTGGCTGTTCATCTCGATGCCGGATCTTTTTTTCATCATCATCATTCAGATAGGCCTGATGTTTTTATATGAAAAAGGCTTGTTTTTCCATGTGACGTTGTATGGGAGTGAAAAGCTTGAAACCTATGTGGTTGGGATTCTATTTTTGCTGATTTATCCTGTATTCTACCTTGCTAATATTACTAATGTGAGTCTGCAGGAGCAGACGGGGAATGATTACATTCGAACAGCGAAATCAAAAGGGACTCCTGGCGTGAAAATCTTATTCATACATATTCTGAAAAATTCGTTTCCTAGAATTCTGGCGCATGCAAATACAATCACACTCTATGTCTTATCAAATCTATTCATTGTTGAAAAATTGATGAACTTTCAAGGGGCTGCAGATGGGCTGTTTAATGCTGTTCTAAGGGGGACAGGCTTCACGGTGGGGCTGGAAATCATGGTCGACGGTATCTCGGCAGCCGGCTATACAGTTTTTTTTGCCTCAATCATTTTGGTTTCCAATCTGGTTACACAGATTTTCAAAAGTCTTGTCAGCCCGATTTCGCAGGAGATGAATCATGAATAA
- a CDS encoding ABC transporter permease subunit: MNKSLLFGFIILSFLVVIALIAPYLPIVDTSLKETVMRQKEGGGLELPPFGPSADFPIGSDANGVDLLSRVLLGTKETLLTILAIVLIRYIIAIPLAVASFYSGFFHKILIVWNRLFSFMPPIFFVILILGTPFIIFSGNRYLWIMLVLALIEVGRVADIFYQGMVDISKKPYVEAGIVSGSSPLKMLKNYYWPPLRPFFIVQFFSDLGRTLFLIGQLGIVGIFLSVEFVSQLDGAYKALNTSNVWPTYFVDITNHIWSHPWLPITGTIAIGITIFAFSMMSSGLQKYFDKKYKRA, from the coding sequence ATGAATAAATCATTATTATTTGGCTTCATTATTTTGTCTTTTCTAGTTGTCATCGCATTGATAGCGCCATATCTCCCAATCGTGGATACGTCATTAAAGGAAACAGTGATGAGGCAAAAGGAAGGTGGAGGACTTGAGCTTCCTCCGTTCGGGCCATCAGCTGATTTCCCAATCGGTTCAGATGCAAATGGCGTTGATTTATTGAGCAGGGTGCTATTGGGGACGAAAGAAACTTTGTTGACCATATTGGCAATCGTCCTGATTCGGTATATCATTGCCATTCCGTTGGCGGTGGCGAGTTTTTATTCGGGATTTTTTCACAAAATCCTTATTGTTTGGAATCGGTTGTTCTCTTTCATGCCGCCAATTTTCTTTGTGATTTTAATTCTGGGCACTCCGTTTATTATTTTTTCAGGTAATCGGTATCTTTGGATCATGCTTGTCCTTGCCCTTATTGAAGTAGGGCGGGTTGCGGACATTTTTTATCAGGGGATGGTGGATATCTCAAAAAAACCTTATGTGGAAGCAGGGATTGTCTCGGGCTCTTCACCATTGAAGATGCTGAAAAACTACTACTGGCCGCCATTAAGACCATTTTTCATCGTCCAGTTTTTCTCAGACCTTGGAAGGACGCTGTTCCTCATCGGCCAGCTGGGAATTGTCGGGATCTTCTTGAGCGTCGAATTCGTTTCCCAACTCGATGGAGCTTATAAAGCATTGAACACCTCCAATGTATGGCCAACCTATTTTGTGGATATCACGAACCATATCTGGTCACACCCATGGCTGCCGATCACCGGAACCATTGCAATCGGAATTACCATTTTTGCATTTTCAATGATGAGCAGCGGGCTGCAGAAGTATTTTGACAAAAAGTATAAAAGAGCGTAA
- a CDS encoding BsuPI-related putative proteinase inhibitor translates to MRKLLMALLFGLLVTGCGTGNQVSNNDQEQGGAGIVAGEMAATITEKSPFIFQYEVKNQTEQEVTLEFTSSQRFDYSVEAKGGKEIFLFSSVANFLQVLGEEKVKQGEALSYEIDLHELSLEKGDYVLSVWMTPKEGKKFKVTKPFSVD, encoded by the coding sequence ATGAGAAAATTATTAATGGCGTTGCTGTTTGGATTGTTGGTGACCGGTTGTGGAACAGGTAACCAGGTTTCAAATAATGATCAAGAACAGGGAGGTGCTGGAATCGTGGCAGGAGAGATGGCTGCAACTATAACTGAGAAAAGCCCGTTCATTTTCCAATATGAAGTGAAAAATCAGACGGAACAGGAAGTAACCTTAGAATTTACAAGTTCTCAGCGGTTCGATTATTCAGTAGAAGCGAAGGGCGGGAAGGAAATTTTCCTCTTCTCCAGTGTCGCAAACTTTTTACAAGTATTAGGGGAAGAAAAGGTAAAGCAGGGTGAGGCTTTGAGCTATGAAATCGACCTTCATGAGCTTTCCCTTGAAAAAGGGGACTATGTTCTTTCTGTCTGGATGACTCCGAAAGAAGGAAAAAAGTTTAAGGTGACGAAACCTTTCTCCGTTGATTGA